In Janibacter sp. CX7, a single genomic region encodes these proteins:
- the mce gene encoding methylmalonyl-CoA epimerase, whose translation MTDLFTAIDHVGVAVPDLDEAIAFYRDSYGMELAHEETNEEQGVREAMMRVGDSGSCIQLLAPLSPESTIAKFLDRNGQGIQQLAYRVEDIDAVCATLRERGLRLLYDTPKRGTSNSRVNFIHPKDARGILVELVEPAADGGH comes from the coding sequence ATGACTGATCTCTTCACCGCCATCGACCACGTCGGTGTGGCCGTTCCCGACCTCGACGAGGCCATCGCCTTCTACCGCGACTCCTACGGCATGGAGCTCGCCCACGAGGAGACCAACGAGGAGCAGGGCGTGCGCGAGGCGATGATGCGCGTCGGCGACTCCGGCTCGTGCATCCAGCTCCTGGCGCCCCTCTCCCCCGAGTCGACGATCGCGAAGTTCCTCGACCGCAACGGCCAGGGCATCCAGCAGCTCGCCTACCGCGTCGAGGACATCGACGCCGTGTGCGCGACGCTCCGCGAGCGCGGCCTGCGCCTGCTCTACGACACCCCGAAGCGCGGCACGAGCAACTCGCGCGTCAACTTCATCCACCCCAAGGACGCCCGCGGCATCCTCGTCGAGCTCGTCGAGCCGGCCGCCGACGGCGGTCACTGA
- a CDS encoding acetyl-CoA C-acetyltransferase: MSDRPVSVIVAGARTPMGRMSGSLKGFSGSDLGGFAIKGALDKAGVKGEDVDYVIMGQVLTAGEGQIPARQAAIKGGIPKNVPALTVNKVCLSGIDAIALADQLIRAGEFDIVVAGGQESMTNAPHLLPKSRDGIKYGDATLKDSMAYDGLHDVITNQAMGALTEAKNAENSDFTREEQDAFAAASHQKAAKAWADGKFADEVVPVEIPQRKGDPVVFATDEGVRADTTAESLGKLRPAFAKDGTITAGSASQISDGAAAVVVMSKAKAEELGLTWLAEIGAHGVVAGPDSTLQAQPANAIEAAVAKEGIAVSDLDVVEINEAFAAVGLASAKQLGLADEQVNPNGGAIAMGHPLGMSGARITLALAHELKRRGGGVGAAALCGGGGQGDALIIRVPSA, from the coding sequence ATGTCCGATCGTCCCGTGTCCGTCATCGTCGCCGGGGCCCGCACCCCGATGGGCCGCATGAGCGGCTCGCTCAAGGGCTTCTCCGGCTCCGACCTCGGCGGCTTCGCCATCAAGGGCGCGCTCGACAAGGCCGGCGTGAAGGGCGAGGACGTCGACTACGTGATCATGGGCCAGGTGCTCACCGCGGGCGAGGGCCAGATCCCCGCCCGTCAGGCGGCCATCAAGGGCGGCATCCCCAAGAACGTCCCGGCCCTGACCGTCAACAAGGTCTGCCTGTCCGGCATCGACGCCATCGCGCTCGCCGACCAGCTCATCCGCGCCGGCGAGTTCGACATCGTCGTCGCCGGTGGCCAGGAGTCGATGACCAACGCCCCGCACCTGCTGCCCAAGAGCCGCGACGGCATCAAGTACGGCGACGCCACGCTCAAGGACTCGATGGCCTACGACGGTCTCCACGACGTCATCACCAACCAGGCGATGGGCGCGCTCACCGAGGCCAAGAACGCCGAGAACTCGGACTTCACCCGCGAGGAGCAGGATGCCTTCGCCGCCGCGAGCCACCAGAAGGCCGCCAAGGCCTGGGCCGACGGCAAGTTCGCCGACGAGGTCGTCCCGGTCGAGATCCCGCAGCGCAAGGGCGACCCGGTCGTCTTCGCGACCGACGAGGGCGTGCGCGCCGACACGACCGCCGAGTCCCTCGGCAAGCTGCGTCCCGCCTTCGCCAAGGACGGCACCATCACCGCCGGCTCCGCCTCGCAGATCTCCGACGGTGCTGCCGCGGTCGTCGTCATGAGCAAGGCCAAGGCCGAGGAGCTGGGCCTGACCTGGCTCGCCGAGATCGGCGCCCACGGCGTCGTCGCCGGCCCCGACTCGACCCTGCAGGCCCAGCCGGCCAATGCCATCGAGGCCGCCGTGGCCAAGGAGGGCATCGCCGTCTCCGACCTCGACGTCGTCGAGATCAACGAGGCCTTCGCGGCCGTCGGCCTGGCCTCGGCCAAGCAGCTCGGCCTCGCGGACGAGCAGGTCAACCCCAACGGCGGCGCGATCGCCATGGGTCACCCGCTCGGCATGTCCGGCGCCCGCATCACCCTCGCGCTCGCCCACGAGCTCAAGCGCCGCGGTGGCGGCGTCGGTGCCGCTGCCCTGTGCGGTGGTGGCGGTCAGGGTGACGCGCTGATCATCCGCGTGCCGAGCGCCTGA
- the meaB gene encoding methylmalonyl Co-A mutase-associated GTPase MeaB, which produces MSRSVDVPVLVEEARTGTSRAIGRLVSLVDDQHPDLPEVMRLLAPHTGRAHVVGITGAPGVGKSTTTNALVRALREQGQRVAVLAVDPSSPFSGGALLGDRIRMTDSASDPGVWIRSLASRGHLGGLSVSTPQAVRVLDAAGFDTVLVETVGVGQSEVEIAGAADTTLVLLAPGMGDGIQAAKAGILEIGDVFVVNKADREGADATVRDLRHMIQLGEGTAPGGWRRRVVRASAMNGDGVDDVVTAVTDHLQHLASSGTLRRRRTARARDEITALAIARLRARMGDLGSGGLLQSLAERVVDGSSDPYAAVDELLTTLDMS; this is translated from the coding sequence TTGAGCCGCAGCGTCGACGTCCCCGTCCTGGTCGAGGAGGCCAGGACGGGGACGTCCCGTGCCATCGGGCGTCTGGTCTCGCTCGTCGACGACCAGCACCCGGACCTCCCCGAGGTCATGCGGCTGCTCGCGCCGCACACCGGCCGGGCGCACGTCGTGGGCATCACCGGGGCCCCCGGCGTCGGCAAGTCGACGACGACCAATGCCCTCGTGCGGGCCCTGCGCGAGCAGGGTCAGCGGGTCGCGGTGCTGGCCGTCGACCCGTCCTCACCCTTCAGCGGCGGTGCGCTGCTCGGCGACCGCATCCGGATGACCGACTCGGCGAGCGACCCGGGCGTGTGGATCCGCTCGCTCGCCAGCCGCGGGCACCTCGGCGGGCTGTCGGTCTCGACGCCGCAAGCCGTGCGGGTCCTCGACGCCGCGGGCTTCGACACCGTGCTCGTCGAGACGGTCGGCGTCGGCCAGTCGGAGGTCGAGATCGCCGGCGCCGCCGACACGACGCTCGTGCTCCTCGCGCCCGGCATGGGCGACGGGATCCAGGCGGCCAAGGCGGGGATCCTCGAGATCGGTGACGTGTTCGTCGTCAACAAGGCCGACCGTGAGGGTGCCGACGCGACCGTCCGCGACCTGCGGCACATGATCCAGCTGGGCGAGGGGACCGCCCCCGGCGGCTGGCGCCGCCGGGTCGTGCGCGCCTCCGCGATGAACGGCGACGGCGTCGACGACGTCGTCACGGCCGTCACCGACCACCTGCAGCACCTCGCCTCGAGCGGCACCCTGCGCCGGCGGCGCACCGCGCGCGCCCGCGACGAGATCACGGCCCTGGCCATCGCCCGGCTGCGCGCCCGGATGGGCGACCTCGGCTCGGGTGGGCTGTTGCAGTCGCTCGCCGAGCGCGTCGTCGACGGCAGCAGCGACCCCTATGCCGCCGTCGACGAGCTGCTCACGACCCTCGACATGTCCTGA
- a CDS encoding serine/threonine-protein kinase, translating to MTDDTTPELIGGRYERLRPIGRGGMGTVWLARDTVLGRRVAVKQIGDFPGESEGETRRAMREARAAAALNHPNVVAVYDVTEHDGTPWLVMEYVAGPTLSSAVRERGPMTPKGAADLGAQLAGALAAAHRAGIVHRDVKPANVLIGGGRPKLGDFGIARAGTDDQLTQTGLVTGTPSYMAPEVAVGGEGGESADVWALGATIYFAVEGQDAYPSQGNALATLRSISSRPPRRPERAGPLEPVLADMLSRDTARRGTMAQVLRRLESVAAGGTAGASPAPAATTVAPAAGAAGPVGAPLQTGQAPPPRRGNALLWALLVAGVVALAVGAIAFAMSQGDSTGSGGSSSTGTQQEPTSSEPETLTETTTETTTSTPTQSSTSESSSEEPTSPDADEEQIGGDEARDFIDTYFATVTSDRDAAWDMLAPTRQTDRAGYDGFWDSIDKAKVTDLSWDEDASAATVTIEYHPKAKGKGKAKPPSAETHTYVLTRIDGQIKMTK from the coding sequence ATGACTGACGACACAACGCCCGAGCTCATCGGTGGCCGCTACGAGCGCCTGCGACCGATCGGCCGTGGGGGTATGGGCACCGTGTGGCTGGCTCGCGACACCGTCCTCGGCCGCCGGGTGGCGGTCAAGCAGATCGGTGACTTCCCCGGCGAGAGCGAAGGGGAGACCCGTCGCGCCATGCGCGAGGCACGGGCCGCGGCCGCGCTCAACCACCCCAACGTCGTCGCCGTCTACGACGTCACCGAGCACGACGGCACCCCGTGGCTGGTCATGGAGTACGTCGCCGGCCCGACCCTCTCGTCGGCGGTGCGCGAGCGCGGCCCGATGACGCCGAAGGGAGCGGCGGACCTCGGTGCGCAGCTCGCGGGCGCGCTCGCGGCGGCGCACCGGGCGGGCATCGTCCACCGCGACGTCAAGCCGGCCAATGTCCTCATCGGCGGGGGCCGCCCCAAGCTCGGCGACTTCGGCATCGCCCGGGCCGGCACCGACGACCAGCTGACCCAGACCGGTCTCGTGACGGGCACCCCCAGCTACATGGCCCCCGAGGTCGCCGTGGGCGGCGAGGGTGGCGAGTCCGCGGATGTCTGGGCGCTCGGCGCGACGATCTACTTCGCCGTCGAGGGCCAGGACGCCTACCCCTCGCAGGGCAATGCCCTGGCGACCCTGCGGAGCATCTCCTCGCGGCCCCCGCGCCGCCCGGAGCGCGCCGGCCCGCTCGAGCCCGTGCTCGCCGACATGCTCTCCCGCGACACCGCACGTCGCGGCACGATGGCCCAGGTCCTGCGCCGGCTCGAGAGCGTCGCCGCCGGTGGCACGGCCGGCGCCTCGCCCGCACCCGCCGCGACGACCGTGGCACCCGCGGCGGGGGCTGCGGGACCGGTGGGAGCCCCCCTTCAGACCGGGCAGGCGCCGCCGCCGCGCCGGGGCAATGCCCTGCTGTGGGCCCTGCTCGTCGCCGGTGTCGTCGCGCTGGCGGTCGGGGCGATCGCCTTCGCGATGTCGCAGGGGGACAGCACCGGGAGCGGTGGCTCGTCGTCGACCGGTACCCAGCAGGAGCCGACCTCCAGCGAACCGGAGACGCTCACCGAGACGACGACGGAGACGACGACCTCGACCCCCACCCAGTCGTCCACCTCCGAGAGCTCCTCGGAGGAGCCCACGAGTCCGGACGCGGACGAGGAGCAGATCGGCGGGGACGAGGCGCGCGACTTCATCGACACCTACTTCGCGACCGTGACGAGCGACCGCGATGCGGCCTGGGACATGCTCGCCCCGACGCGGCAGACCGACCGGGCCGGCTACGACGGCTTCTGGGACTCGATCGACAAGGCCAAGGTCACGGACCTGTCGTGGGACGAGGACGCGAGCGCCGCGACCGTCACCATCGAGTACCACCCCAAGGCCAAGGGCAAGGGCAAGGCCAAGCCCCCGAGCGCCGAGACCCACACCTATGTGCTGACCCGCATCGACGGTCAGATCAAGATGACGAAGTGA
- a CDS encoding thiamine-binding protein — protein MLLAFSIAPATPDPTGSYAEAVAAALRVVRDSGLPHDLGSMFTTIEGEWDEVMAVVKGCVDAMGPYGDRVSLVMKADIRAGRSGQMSAKVERVRGLLDDPTQS, from the coding sequence GTGCTGCTTGCCTTCTCGATCGCCCCGGCCACGCCTGACCCGACCGGTTCCTACGCCGAGGCCGTGGCCGCCGCCCTGCGGGTCGTGCGTGACAGCGGGCTGCCGCACGACCTCGGCTCGATGTTCACGACGATCGAAGGGGAGTGGGACGAGGTCATGGCCGTCGTCAAGGGCTGTGTCGACGCGATGGGGCCCTACGGAGACCGGGTGAGCCTGGTCATGAAGGCCGACATCCGCGCCGGTCGCTCGGGCCAGATGAGCGCCAAGGTCGAGCGGGTCCGGGGCCTGCTCGACGACCCGACGCAGTCGTGA
- a CDS encoding co-chaperone YbbN has protein sequence MNDPTRALRGAVDLSGLGAPARPDSPAAGAGAPRGAAGGAAAGGAPAGAPPAGAPAGGLDAMLVEATDATFNQIVGRSSVVPSVAVVWSSRQPQSKALLDDALDIAGALDGRLQVVSIDIATNPQITQAIQPPEVPLALGLVGGQPVPLFSGLVDREQFRQVVDQLLQVAVQHGVTGRVSGAAAPEGAEDELPPLHQEAYEAIERDDLDAAAAAYEQAIAADPKDTEAQLGLAQVGLMRRTRGVDLQAAREAAAGDPQDIDAALVVADLDVLGGHVEDAFTRLIDLVRVTADEDRERVKAHLLDLFSVVGSQDERVRKGRTTLMSALF, from the coding sequence ATGAACGACCCGACCCGAGCCCTGCGCGGCGCCGTCGACCTCTCCGGGCTCGGCGCCCCCGCCCGTCCCGACTCCCCGGCCGCTGGCGCCGGTGCACCGCGTGGTGCCGCTGGGGGTGCGGCCGCTGGCGGCGCGCCTGCTGGTGCGCCCCCCGCCGGTGCTCCCGCCGGTGGTCTCGACGCCATGCTCGTCGAGGCGACCGACGCGACCTTCAACCAGATCGTCGGCCGCTCCAGCGTCGTGCCCTCCGTCGCCGTCGTCTGGTCGTCGCGGCAGCCGCAGAGCAAGGCGCTGCTCGACGACGCGCTCGACATCGCCGGCGCCCTCGACGGTCGCCTGCAGGTCGTGAGCATCGACATCGCGACCAACCCCCAGATCACCCAGGCGATCCAGCCGCCCGAGGTGCCCCTCGCCCTCGGTCTCGTCGGCGGGCAGCCGGTGCCGCTCTTCAGCGGGCTCGTCGACCGCGAGCAGTTCCGCCAGGTCGTCGACCAGCTGCTGCAGGTCGCGGTCCAGCACGGGGTCACCGGACGGGTCAGCGGCGCGGCCGCGCCCGAGGGCGCCGAGGACGAGCTGCCGCCCCTGCACCAGGAGGCCTACGAGGCCATCGAGCGCGACGACCTCGACGCGGCGGCCGCCGCCTACGAGCAGGCCATCGCCGCCGACCCCAAGGACACCGAGGCCCAGCTCGGGCTCGCCCAGGTCGGCCTGATGCGCCGTACCCGCGGCGTCGACCTGCAGGCCGCCCGCGAGGCAGCTGCCGGAGACCCGCAGGACATCGACGCGGCCCTCGTCGTCGCCGACCTCGACGTCCTCGGCGGGCACGTCGAGGACGCCTTCACCCGGCTCATCGACCTCGTGCGGGTCACGGCCGACGAGGACCGCGAGCGGGTCAAGGCGCACCTGCTCGACCTCTTCTCCGTCGTGGGCTCGCAGGACGAGCGCGTGCGCAAGGGCCGCACGACGCTCATGAGCGCGCTCTTCTAG
- a CDS encoding C40 family peptidase encodes MRHLPKITTALSALAVAATGGVAAETVAPTPAEAATKVTASSGDRTDATTLAKSRVSKTPYRYGGTSLWTGADCSGFVQTVFAKQGVKLPRTVSQQKAAVRQTSKTWLRPGDLVFYGSYHVGVYVGNGYIVDAPSSGRVVSKRKMWSGSRTYGTLRPA; translated from the coding sequence ATGCGTCACCTGCCCAAGATCACGACCGCCCTGTCCGCCCTCGCGGTCGCCGCCACCGGTGGTGTCGCTGCCGAGACCGTCGCCCCGACGCCGGCGGAGGCCGCCACGAAGGTCACCGCCTCGTCGGGCGACCGCACGGACGCCACGACGCTCGCGAAGTCGCGGGTCAGCAAGACCCCCTACCGCTACGGCGGCACCTCGCTGTGGACCGGCGCCGACTGCTCCGGCTTCGTCCAGACGGTCTTCGCCAAGCAGGGCGTGAAGCTCCCGCGCACCGTCTCCCAGCAGAAGGCGGCCGTGCGCCAGACCTCGAAGACCTGGCTGCGCCCCGGCGACCTCGTCTTCTACGGCAGCTACCACGTCGGCGTCTACGTCGGCAACGGCTACATCGTCGACGCGCCCTCCTCGGGCCGCGTGGTCAGCAAGCGCAAGATGTGGTCCGGCTCCCGGACCTACGGCACGCTGCGCCCGGCCTGA
- the glgB gene encoding 1,4-alpha-glucan branching protein GlgB translates to MTPVPDSALPGALWAVTHGRSAQPHDVLGQHLEEGGLRVRVRRPLATRVRVRFEDDVVVDLQHENDGIFSGLRPDATRTMDYRVLTTWEDGIEHVGDDPYRFVPTLGDVDLHLIGEGRHEQLWTVLGARPQRYDGPMGPVHGVAFAVWAPRAKAVHVIGDFNGWDERTHPMRLLGESGVWELFVPDAAVGSVYKFAVRGADDVLRHKADPMARLAETAPATGSVVTESTYAWRDAEWLAERAERDPHTGRMSVYEVHLGSWRQGLTYRELATELVDHVREHGFSHVELMPVMDHPYPPSWGYHVTSYFAPNSRFGHPDDFRHLVDELHSAGIGVLLDWVPGHFATDEWALVRFDGLPLYEHPDPRRGWQPDWGSYVFDFGRPEVRNFLVANALYWLEEFHVDGLRVDGVASMLYLDYSRQAGEWVPNVHGGRENLEAVALLQEINATAYRRSPGIVTIAEESTAWPGVTRRTSEGGLGFGLKWNMGWMNDALRYLAEDPINREHHHRLLTFAMMYAYAEHYLLPISHDEVVHGKGSMPYKIPGGDAERFATLRAFYAYQWAFPGKQLIFMGTEFGQTSEWSESRSLDWHLLDHADHRRLGELVADLNSFATAHPAMWALDAQPAGFQWLDADDEQGNTVSFLRFGDGERHDDVVAVVVNFGGVARTPLRIGLPKGGRWEVALDTCGYDGAGSPSQAGVVVTAQEWPWQGQPWSAEVHVAALGAVYLTPVAEVGQAGRSVP, encoded by the coding sequence GTGACGCCCGTCCCCGACTCCGCCCTGCCCGGCGCCCTGTGGGCCGTGACCCACGGGCGCAGCGCCCAGCCGCACGACGTCCTGGGCCAGCACCTCGAGGAGGGCGGACTGCGCGTGCGGGTGCGTCGACCGCTCGCCACCCGGGTGCGCGTGCGCTTCGAGGACGACGTCGTCGTCGATCTCCAGCACGAGAACGATGGCATCTTCTCCGGCCTGCGCCCCGACGCGACCCGCACGATGGACTACCGGGTCCTCACGACCTGGGAGGACGGCATCGAGCACGTCGGCGACGACCCCTACCGCTTCGTCCCGACGCTCGGCGACGTCGACCTGCACCTCATCGGCGAGGGCCGCCACGAGCAGCTGTGGACCGTGCTCGGCGCCCGACCGCAGCGCTACGACGGGCCGATGGGGCCGGTGCACGGTGTCGCCTTCGCCGTGTGGGCCCCACGGGCCAAGGCCGTGCACGTCATCGGCGACTTCAACGGCTGGGACGAGCGCACCCACCCGATGCGACTGCTCGGCGAGTCCGGCGTGTGGGAGCTCTTCGTCCCCGACGCCGCGGTCGGCAGCGTCTACAAGTTCGCCGTGCGCGGCGCCGACGACGTGCTGCGGCACAAGGCGGACCCGATGGCCCGGCTCGCCGAGACCGCCCCGGCGACCGGCTCGGTCGTCACCGAGAGCACGTATGCGTGGCGCGATGCCGAGTGGCTGGCCGAGCGTGCCGAGCGCGACCCGCACACCGGCCGGATGAGCGTCTACGAGGTGCACCTCGGGTCCTGGCGCCAGGGGCTGACCTATCGCGAGCTGGCGACCGAGCTCGTCGACCACGTGCGCGAGCACGGCTTCTCACACGTCGAGCTCATGCCGGTCATGGACCACCCCTACCCGCCGTCGTGGGGCTACCACGTGACGAGCTACTTCGCGCCCAACTCGCGCTTCGGCCACCCCGACGACTTCCGCCACCTCGTCGACGAGCTGCACAGCGCTGGCATCGGCGTGCTGCTCGACTGGGTGCCGGGGCACTTCGCGACCGACGAGTGGGCCCTCGTGCGCTTCGACGGGCTGCCGCTCTACGAGCACCCCGACCCGCGCCGCGGCTGGCAGCCCGACTGGGGCAGCTATGTCTTCGACTTCGGTCGCCCCGAGGTGCGCAACTTCCTCGTCGCCAACGCGCTGTACTGGCTCGAGGAGTTCCACGTCGACGGGCTGCGCGTCGACGGCGTCGCCTCGATGCTCTACCTCGACTACTCCCGCCAGGCCGGCGAGTGGGTGCCCAATGTCCACGGCGGGCGCGAGAACCTCGAGGCCGTCGCGCTCCTGCAGGAGATCAACGCGACCGCCTACCGCCGCTCCCCCGGCATCGTCACCATCGCCGAGGAGTCGACCGCCTGGCCGGGCGTCACCCGGCGCACGAGCGAGGGCGGCCTCGGCTTCGGGCTGAAGTGGAACATGGGCTGGATGAACGACGCCCTGCGCTATCTCGCGGAGGACCCGATCAACCGCGAGCACCACCACCGGCTGCTCACCTTCGCGATGATGTACGCCTACGCCGAGCACTACCTGCTGCCGATCAGCCACGACGAGGTCGTCCACGGCAAGGGCTCGATGCCCTACAAGATCCCGGGCGGCGACGCCGAGCGTTTCGCGACGCTGCGCGCCTTCTACGCCTACCAGTGGGCCTTCCCGGGCAAGCAGCTGATCTTCATGGGCACGGAGTTCGGGCAGACGAGCGAGTGGTCGGAGAGCCGCTCCCTCGACTGGCACCTGCTCGACCACGCCGACCACCGACGGCTGGGCGAGCTCGTCGCCGACCTCAACTCCTTCGCCACGGCGCATCCGGCGATGTGGGCGCTCGACGCGCAGCCGGCCGGATTCCAGTGGCTCGACGCCGACGACGAGCAGGGCAACACCGTCTCCTTCCTGCGCTTCGGCGACGGCGAGCGCCACGACGACGTCGTCGCCGTGGTCGTCAACTTCGGCGGGGTGGCGCGGACCCCCCTTCGCATCGGTCTGCCGAAGGGGGGTCGCTGGGAGGTCGCGCTCGACACCTGCGGCTACGACGGGGCCGGCTCACCGAGCCAGGCGGGCGTCGTCGTCACGGCGCAGGAGTGGCCCTGGCAGGGCCAGCCGTGGTCGGCGGAGGTGCACGTGGCGGCGCTCGGCGCGGTTTACCTCACGCCGGTCGCCGAGGTGGGTCAGGCCGGGCGCAGCGTGCCGTAG
- a CDS encoding phosphotransferase: MATVHDATLVPTKLELLAGWVGDQRWFPGQGRPRLRRLDSWRLDDPAGEVGIEVIIVLDESGPSPTVHQVPLTYRGAPLPGGEAALVGEMEHSVLGHRWVYDAPHDPVFVTQLMALLRGRVAAQAGSVSDDVDPDVVGAPHPAWPDDPVVASSRVLTGEQSNTSVVVQPVPGTGAPVILKVFRTLSPGDNPDITLQGALAASHSPFVPASVGHVAGAWQRPDGEGRDVGQLAFAQEYLEGTTDAWRECLRMAGDGTDFTARARELGRATAEVHATLARALPTVAPGADEVARRVAAMRRRAAMATSEVPGLAAQAADLEAVWAAAEEASWPALQRIHGDLHLGQVLDAPDRGWVLIDFEGEPLRPLAERNAPDCTLRDVAGVLRSLDYVAGTVERAEPGRDVRRWCTAAQTAYLDGYADVGPDPRSHGALLTAFVLDKALYEVVYEARTRPTWLELPTTAIDRLLQEARP, from the coding sequence ATGGCCACCGTCCACGACGCCACCCTCGTCCCGACGAAGCTCGAGCTGCTCGCCGGCTGGGTCGGCGACCAGCGGTGGTTCCCCGGCCAGGGCCGCCCGCGCCTGCGCCGTCTCGACTCGTGGCGCCTCGACGACCCGGCCGGCGAGGTCGGCATCGAGGTGATCATCGTCCTCGACGAGTCCGGGCCGAGCCCGACCGTCCACCAGGTGCCGCTCACCTACCGCGGCGCTCCCCTGCCCGGCGGCGAGGCCGCGCTCGTCGGCGAGATGGAGCACTCCGTCCTCGGCCACCGGTGGGTCTACGACGCCCCGCACGACCCCGTCTTCGTCACCCAGCTCATGGCACTGCTCCGCGGGCGCGTTGCAGCACAGGCCGGCTCGGTGTCCGACGACGTCGACCCCGACGTCGTCGGGGCACCGCACCCGGCGTGGCCCGACGACCCGGTCGTCGCCTCGAGCCGGGTGCTCACCGGCGAGCAGTCCAACACCTCCGTCGTCGTGCAGCCGGTCCCCGGCACGGGCGCCCCGGTGATCCTCAAGGTCTTCCGCACCCTCTCCCCGGGCGACAACCCCGACATCACCCTCCAGGGTGCACTCGCCGCGTCGCACTCCCCCTTCGTCCCCGCGAGCGTCGGTCACGTGGCCGGCGCCTGGCAGCGGCCCGATGGCGAAGGGAGGGACGTCGGTCAGCTGGCCTTCGCCCAGGAGTATCTCGAGGGCACGACGGACGCGTGGCGCGAGTGCCTGCGGATGGCTGGCGACGGCACCGACTTCACCGCCCGGGCCCGCGAGCTCGGCCGGGCGACCGCCGAGGTCCACGCGACCCTGGCCCGCGCCCTGCCCACGGTGGCGCCCGGCGCCGACGAGGTCGCCCGCCGGGTCGCGGCCATGCGCCGCCGGGCCGCGATGGCGACGAGCGAGGTGCCCGGGCTGGCCGCCCAAGCGGCCGACCTGGAGGCCGTGTGGGCGGCCGCCGAGGAGGCGAGCTGGCCTGCGCTGCAACGCATCCACGGCGACCTCCACCTCGGCCAGGTGCTCGACGCGCCCGACCGCGGCTGGGTGCTCATCGACTTCGAGGGCGAGCCCCTGCGCCCCCTCGCCGAGCGCAACGCACCGGACTGCACCCTGCGCGACGTCGCCGGGGTGCTGCGCTCGCTCGACTACGTCGCCGGCACCGTCGAGCGGGCCGAGCCCGGCCGCGACGTCCGCCGCTGGTGCACGGCCGCACAGACCGCCTATCTCGACGGCTACGCCGACGTGGGCCCCGACCCGCGCTCCCACGGCGCGCTGCTCACCGCCTTCGTCCTCGACAAGGCCCTCTACGAGGTCGTCTACGAGGCGCGCACCCGCCCGACCTGGCTCGAGCTGCCGACGACCGCGATCGACCGACTGCTGCAGGAGGCACGCCCGTGA